One Phaseolus vulgaris cultivar G19833 chromosome 4, P. vulgaris v2.0, whole genome shotgun sequence DNA window includes the following coding sequences:
- the LOC137838067 gene encoding uncharacterized protein, whose product MCLSPERTIRYHCRYSKMIGKDEFVSYSPLPSNPNPNSYAYHYPQNQNVVVLLPTYRPRLHRRRRRCILYSSALFLFLLIAGAAFLLFPSDPEVHLARIRLNRIGIRANPRPILDLSFSLTVKVRNRNFFSLSYDSLAVSVGYRGRQIGLVSAPGAGGRIRARASSYVDATLTVDGFEVLYDVFYLLEDVAKGVIPFDTDSRVEGKLGLFFLTIPLKATVSCEVYVNINQQTIVRQDCYPKSLGDPLDQSADIEAGDT is encoded by the exons atgtgTTTATCTCCTGAAAGAACCATTAGATACCATTGTCGATATTCAAAGATGATTGGGAAGGACGAGTTCGTCTCTTACTCGCCCCTTCCCtcaaaccctaaccctaattcTTACGCTTATCATTACCCCCAAAACCAAAACGTTGTCGTTCTCCTCCCCACCTACCGCCCTCGTTTGCATCGCCGTCGCCGCCGCTGCATCCTCTACTCCTCCGCGCTCTTCCTTTTCCTACTCATCGCCGGCGCCGCCTTCCTCCTCTTCCCCTCCGACCCAGAGGTCCACCTCGCCCGGATCCGGCTCAACCGAATCGGAATCCGAGCCAACCCGAGGCCCATTCTCGACCTCTCCTTCTCCCTCACAGTCAAAGTTCGCAACCGAAACTTCTTCTCCTTATCCTACGATTCTCTCGCCGTCTCCGTTGGCTACCGTGGCCGCCAAATAGGCTTAGTCTCCGCCCCCGGAGCCGGCGGACGCATCAGGGCGCGCGCCTCCTCCTACGTGGACGCCACGCTCACTGTCGACGGGTTTGAGGTTCTCTACGATGTGTTCTACCTGCTCGAAGATGTCGCTAAGGGCGTGATTCCGTTTGACACTGACTCGCGAGTTGAAGGGAAATTGGGGCTTTTCTTCTTGACTATTCCTTTGAAG GCGACGGTGTCATGCGAAGTTTATGTGAATATAAACCAGCAGACAATTGTACGTCAAGACTGCTATCCTAAG TCATTGGGTGATCCGCTGGATCAGAGCGCAGATATTGAAGCTGGTGATACATGA
- the LOC137838911 gene encoding uncharacterized protein: MTSSFTRSLTSVANTALHHTRSEQLTGLVSNSVTRLLCTSSTHLQQENPVKKQAQPPQESLHDESKESHESESNDEDGDSINKETGEIGGPKGPEPTRYGDWERNGRCSDF; this comes from the coding sequence ATGACCAGCTCTTTCACTCGCTCACTGACCAGTGTAGCCAACACTGCTCTTCACCACACCAGATCCGAGCAGCTGACTGGTTTAGTTTCCAACTCAGTGACACGGCTCCTCTGCACATCTTCAACCCACCTGCAACAGGAAAACCCTGTCAAGAAACAAGCACAACCACCTCAAGAATCTCTCCATGATGAGAGCAAAGAAAGCCATGAGTCAGAAAGTAATGACGAAGATGGTGACAGTATTAACAAAGAAACAGGTGAGATTGGTGGACCCAAAGGGCCTGAACCCACTAGGTATGGTGATTGGGAACGCAACGGTCGCTGCTCTGATTTTTAG